From a region of the Salinispira pacifica genome:
- a CDS encoding DUF2784 domain-containing protein, producing MKRLRRYGLLFQSTTFDNISLIFHTLFILFTIVGWRFVKTRRIHLITVLLTIFSWVVLGYWHGFGYCFWTDWHWNVRSLLGKPPLHNSYIQFLIIELTGLYPPYLLTQRVTTIVFVLIIVMTLTLNVRDYLRYSSLRRRH from the coding sequence ATGAAGCGGCTTAGGCGGTATGGTTTGCTTTTTCAATCCACAACATTTGACAATATCTCCCTCATTTTTCATACACTGTTTATTCTATTCACTATTGTCGGGTGGAGATTTGTAAAAACCCGCCGCATCCATCTTATTACAGTTCTTCTAACCATTTTCTCATGGGTAGTTCTGGGATACTGGCATGGTTTCGGCTACTGTTTCTGGACCGACTGGCACTGGAATGTTCGATCTTTGCTTGGAAAACCTCCGCTGCACAATTCCTACATCCAGTTTCTCATTATAGAACTGACCGGGCTGTATCCGCCCTATCTGCTGACTCAACGGGTCACTACGATTGTATTTGTGCTGATCATTGTGATGACGCTTACGCTGAATGTCCGGGATTATCTGCGGTATTCAAGCTTGCGACGCCGGCATTAA
- a CDS encoding transketolase C-terminal domain-containing protein, which yields MDLRSLSLWDADAVCSSVAKTGRVIIAHEDNKFSGFGAEILAELSERMDAPFAARRVVRDTPTFPATSAISSKYCHPTSGFSRPPLKCSADR from the coding sequence ATCGACTTAAGAAGCCTTTCCCTCTGGGATGCCGATGCGGTCTGCTCATCGGTGGCTAAAACCGGCCGGGTGATCATTGCCCATGAAGACAACAAGTTTTCGGGCTTCGGTGCGGAAATCCTGGCCGAACTCTCAGAGCGCATGGATGCTCCCTTTGCAGCCCGGCGGGTTGTCCGCGACACACCTACGTTCCCTGCAACTTCGGCAATCAGCTCGAAGTATTGCCATCCTACAAGCGGATTCTCGAGACCGCCGTTGAAATGCTCGGCGGATCGTTGA
- a CDS encoding biotin/lipoyl-containing protein — protein MPSYKRILETAVEMLGGSLSWKLDGAVRAGEFVIEAIGSSPSDEMVTVIEYLVSEGDTVADGQIVASVEADKAVTEIASLTSGTVIGFLAEEGVEVAVGKGLIRLKSDTEIIAKPPTREEPGTPIISIAPSALRPVVTATVSAGAGAAGSTATASADYEAAASPAGETFTVGIAGVASSIGTRVVTTTEISEMCPT, from the coding sequence TTGCCATCCTACAAGCGGATTCTCGAGACCGCCGTTGAAATGCTCGGCGGATCGTTGAGCTGGAAACTGGACGGCGCAGTTCGGGCCGGAGAGTTTGTGATTGAAGCAATCGGTTCCAGCCCGTCGGACGAGATGGTCACGGTTATTGAGTATCTGGTATCGGAAGGCGATACGGTGGCCGACGGCCAGATCGTGGCCAGTGTGGAAGCTGACAAGGCGGTGACCGAAATCGCCTCGCTAACATCGGGAACGGTTATAGGCTTTCTGGCAGAGGAGGGTGTCGAGGTCGCCGTCGGCAAGGGGCTTATACGGCTCAAGTCCGATACTGAGATTATCGCCAAACCTCCCACCAGGGAAGAACCGGGAACGCCGATTATCAGCATCGCTCCATCGGCCCTCCGTCCCGTTGTGACAGCCACCGTTTCCGCCGGAGCTGGAGCTGCGGGCAGTACAGCGACTGCTTCAGCGGACTATGAAGCTGCGGCAAGCCCCGCCGGTGAAACATTCACCGTGGGTATTGCGGGAGTCGCGTCGAGCATCGGTACCCGGGTAGTAACCACGACGGAAATCTCTGAAATGTGTCCTACCTGA
- a CDS encoding 3-oxoacyl-[acyl-carrier-protein] synthase III C-terminal domain-containing protein, translated as MAAAGQGQEIGYRIHRPLTLASGDRDRVLTVPADESGMIQMDGPAVYQKAVKAMMDSLSRAAEASGFDATALELIVPHQANQRIINAVRQRMKLDKSRVFSMIAEYGNTSSSTIPLCLEKLAIDKVAPATMGLTAFGGGYTYAAAVLEKM; from the coding sequence GTGGCTGCAGCAGGTCAGGGGCAGGAAATAGGCTATCGCATACACCGTCCGTTGACCCTGGCCTCCGGCGACCGCGACAGGGTATTGACGGTACCCGCAGATGAATCGGGGATGATTCAAATGGATGGGCCGGCGGTGTATCAGAAGGCGGTGAAGGCGATGATGGATTCGCTGAGCCGGGCTGCCGAAGCCTCCGGCTTTGATGCAACTGCTCTGGAGCTGATAGTTCCTCATCAGGCGAACCAGCGAATTATTAATGCGGTTCGTCAGAGGATGAAGCTGGACAAAAGCAGGGTATTCTCGATGATCGCCGAATACGGCAATACATCGTCCTCCACCATTCCGCTTTGTCTGGAGAAGCTTGCCATCGATAAGGTTGCACCTGCAACCATGGGATTAACCGCGTTTGGAGGCGGTTATACCTATGCGGCTGCTGTTTTGGAAAAGATGTAA
- a CDS encoding beta-glucosidase has translation MNAQELVQKMTLDEKLLLIGGTRGFFTREVERLGIREVFMADASQGINIRHDWLDEPMTPCLEKSVAFPSMSCLAASWNPQISEEYARSVGEEARAGGVGILLGPGMNIYRHSQSGRNFEYLGEDPYLAARMIERFVKGVQSNGVVATIKHFITNNTDYFRRKSNSVVDDRALREIYLPAFKAGVEAGAKAVMTAYNQFNGEWCSQNRELITGILREELGFQWLVMTDWWAIEDAEATVHSGQDLEMPASKILQAVPRLLDEGKIKESEIDRMVISLVKTCIAMNLYDSDFKKNELVENLPAHEEISRKTVEEGAVLLKNNDLLPLDGTGKILVCGKFLDTIPKGGGAAEVEGFNHISLRQALESEFPGRLHFAATPTSEDLSTADTVLVSTGTLDSEGWDRAFELTKDDENLVSLCCRSNKRTLVLVNSGGGIRMTSWADDVAAILYGWYPGQNGYAAIAGIISGRLNPSGRLPITIEKEFSDSPGYGYIPEGEELYRGWNDQEEHKRDVYDIEYKEGVFVGYRWYQQKNIEPLFPFGFGISYSSFEISNAATDTPRIGQGESARIRCTVKNTAKRAGKTVVQLYVSDQEASVARPPRELKAFSKLELEAGEEREIDFTLPPEAFMFYSTEQKRWVSEAGSFTVYLAFDSTDDSQQVEITLV, from the coding sequence TTGAACGCACAGGAACTCGTACAAAAGATGACCCTCGATGAAAAGCTCTTGCTCATCGGTGGGACCCGGGGATTTTTCACACGTGAAGTGGAACGACTTGGAATCAGGGAAGTATTTATGGCCGATGCCAGTCAGGGAATAAACATACGCCACGACTGGCTGGATGAACCGATGACCCCCTGCCTGGAGAAATCGGTGGCATTCCCCTCAATGTCATGTCTGGCAGCAAGCTGGAACCCCCAAATCAGTGAAGAATACGCACGCTCGGTGGGCGAGGAGGCCCGCGCCGGCGGTGTGGGAATACTTCTCGGTCCGGGAATGAATATTTACCGCCACTCCCAGTCAGGGAGGAATTTCGAATACCTCGGCGAAGACCCGTATCTGGCCGCCCGCATGATCGAAAGATTTGTAAAAGGTGTGCAAAGCAACGGAGTAGTTGCCACAATCAAACATTTTATTACCAATAACACCGATTACTTCCGCAGAAAAAGTAACTCCGTCGTCGATGACCGGGCACTTCGCGAAATATACCTGCCGGCGTTCAAGGCAGGAGTCGAGGCGGGGGCGAAAGCGGTAATGACCGCCTATAACCAGTTCAACGGTGAATGGTGCAGTCAAAACCGTGAACTCATCACAGGAATTCTCAGAGAGGAACTCGGCTTCCAGTGGCTGGTCATGACCGATTGGTGGGCAATTGAAGATGCAGAAGCAACCGTCCACTCCGGACAGGACCTCGAAATGCCCGCCTCCAAAATTCTCCAGGCTGTTCCCAGGCTTCTTGATGAGGGGAAAATCAAAGAATCGGAGATCGACAGAATGGTCATCAGTCTTGTAAAAACATGCATCGCGATGAATCTGTACGACAGCGATTTTAAAAAAAACGAACTCGTTGAGAATCTGCCAGCCCACGAAGAGATTTCCCGTAAAACCGTCGAGGAGGGTGCGGTACTGCTGAAAAACAATGATCTTCTTCCCCTCGATGGCACGGGCAAAATACTGGTTTGCGGAAAATTCCTCGATACCATTCCCAAAGGCGGAGGTGCAGCTGAAGTCGAAGGCTTTAATCACATCAGCCTCCGCCAAGCCCTCGAAAGTGAATTCCCCGGACGCCTGCACTTCGCCGCAACTCCCACATCCGAGGATCTTTCTACCGCCGACACGGTCCTTGTGAGTACCGGCACCCTGGACAGCGAAGGCTGGGACCGGGCGTTTGAATTGACGAAAGACGATGAGAATCTTGTTAGTCTCTGCTGTCGGTCCAATAAAAGAACTCTGGTTTTGGTGAACTCCGGCGGGGGCATCCGCATGACATCCTGGGCCGATGATGTTGCGGCAATACTCTACGGCTGGTACCCCGGCCAGAACGGCTATGCTGCCATTGCAGGGATTATTTCCGGACGCCTCAATCCCTCGGGACGGCTTCCCATAACCATAGAGAAGGAATTCAGTGACTCTCCGGGGTACGGCTACATACCAGAGGGCGAAGAACTGTACCGCGGCTGGAATGACCAGGAGGAGCACAAGAGAGACGTCTACGATATCGAGTACAAGGAAGGCGTCTTTGTGGGCTACCGCTGGTATCAGCAAAAGAACATCGAACCGCTGTTTCCCTTCGGGTTTGGTATATCATACAGCAGCTTCGAAATCAGCAATGCCGCAACAGATACTCCCCGTATAGGACAGGGAGAATCGGCACGCATTCGGTGCACGGTAAAAAACACCGCAAAGAGAGCGGGAAAAACCGTGGTTCAGCTCTATGTTTCAGACCAGGAAGCCAGTGTTGCCCGGCCTCCCCGGGAGCTCAAGGCCTTTTCAAAACTGGAACTGGAGGCGGGAGAAGAAAGAGAGATCGATTTCACCCTGCCCCCCGAAGCATTTATGTTCTACAGCACGGAACAGAAAAGATGGGTGTCAGAAGCAGGCAGCTTTACCGTGTACCTGGCTTTTGACAGTACAGATGATTCACAGCAGGTGGAAATCACCCTCGTATAA
- a CDS encoding ABC transporter substrate-binding protein, whose protein sequence is MKKLALLVLMSAVVFSAVFAAGGAEAASSDKVVLTALIDSSDGWIRNFNPYASGAYQYNHGFTLEYIALYDPLNNNREIPWLGEEISMNDDFTSITVKLREGVKWNDGEDFNADDVVFTYKISQDHPEIDRQGYWGDNGKLLDVVKIDEYTVRWDLRSANRFAPTDIFAEVQMIPEHVWSEVAEPATHVLESPIGTGPFTEVVEFTPEMVVLGRNPYYWNADDLEIDEVRFPQFNDNAAALALLESGQVDWAHIFIPDIEKTYVQGNPNRKYWYGKNDGVRLAFNHMTKNEGNREAFFIPEFKKALSMAIDRQGIIDSAVFGYLDPVVPPVTGLPPALWGSRNPEADAITNRYAEYDLDAAREILAEAGFQDVDGDGWVETPTGQTIEFEILSPAGWSDWNDGAVIAAEGFRAIGVNASAKAPDLGVIIESWETGDHDVLYAGYGKSANPWKFYFDTIGDSSRVLTQTWWSVTQTNYVNEDINALIDRMPSASDAELKEITDEIELFFAENMINIPLFYNGLWYVYSTERFTGWSTEDNPVIEPALADHDVKLYHLMQLSPVK, encoded by the coding sequence ATGAAAAAGCTTGCTCTGCTTGTTCTCATGAGTGCAGTGGTTTTCTCAGCCGTGTTTGCCGCTGGTGGTGCCGAAGCCGCATCAAGCGACAAGGTTGTGCTTACTGCTCTAATTGATTCGTCAGACGGATGGATTAGGAATTTCAATCCCTATGCATCCGGTGCATACCAGTACAACCACGGTTTCACCCTGGAGTACATTGCCCTCTACGACCCGCTTAACAACAACCGCGAAATCCCCTGGCTTGGAGAAGAAATCAGCATGAACGATGATTTCACCTCCATCACCGTTAAGCTTCGCGAAGGTGTAAAGTGGAATGACGGGGAAGATTTCAATGCCGATGACGTGGTGTTCACCTACAAGATCAGCCAGGATCATCCCGAAATCGACCGTCAGGGTTACTGGGGCGACAACGGTAAGCTCCTCGATGTTGTCAAAATCGATGAATACACCGTGCGCTGGGACCTGCGCAGCGCCAATCGCTTTGCTCCCACCGACATCTTTGCAGAAGTTCAGATGATTCCCGAGCATGTATGGAGTGAAGTTGCAGAACCCGCAACCCATGTGCTGGAAAGCCCCATTGGTACCGGCCCCTTCACCGAAGTTGTTGAGTTCACTCCCGAAATGGTAGTGCTCGGTCGGAACCCCTACTACTGGAATGCCGATGACCTGGAAATCGACGAAGTACGCTTTCCTCAATTCAACGACAACGCTGCAGCACTCGCCCTCCTCGAAAGCGGCCAGGTGGACTGGGCACATATTTTTATTCCCGACATCGAAAAAACCTATGTACAGGGCAATCCAAATCGTAAGTACTGGTACGGTAAAAACGACGGCGTACGCCTCGCGTTCAACCACATGACCAAAAACGAAGGTAACCGGGAAGCATTCTTTATTCCCGAGTTCAAGAAGGCTCTCTCAATGGCAATTGACCGCCAGGGCATCATCGATTCAGCCGTATTTGGCTATCTCGATCCGGTAGTACCCCCGGTAACAGGTCTTCCTCCGGCTCTCTGGGGTAGCAGAAATCCCGAAGCTGATGCAATTACCAACCGCTATGCCGAATACGACCTCGACGCAGCCCGCGAAATTCTCGCTGAAGCCGGTTTTCAAGACGTCGACGGCGACGGATGGGTGGAAACTCCCACAGGTCAGACCATCGAATTCGAAATCCTTTCTCCTGCGGGCTGGAGCGACTGGAACGACGGTGCAGTAATCGCAGCTGAAGGTTTCCGGGCTATCGGTGTCAACGCATCTGCCAAAGCTCCCGACCTCGGTGTAATCATCGAAAGCTGGGAAACCGGCGACCACGATGTTCTGTATGCCGGCTACGGAAAGTCTGCCAACCCCTGGAAGTTCTACTTCGACACCATCGGCGACAGCAGCCGCGTTCTGACCCAGACCTGGTGGTCGGTAACCCAGACCAACTACGTAAACGAAGATATCAATGCCCTCATCGACCGTATGCCCTCAGCAAGTGACGCCGAGCTCAAGGAAATTACCGATGAAATCGAGCTGTTCTTCGCAGAAAACATGATCAACATTCCGCTGTTCTACAACGGTCTGTGGTATGTATACAGCACTGAGCGCTTTACCGGTTGGTCTACCGAAGACAATCCGGTAATCGAGCCCGCCCTCGCGGACCACGATGTAAAGCTTTACCACCTGATGCAGCTGAGCCCGGTTAAGTAA
- a CDS encoding ABC transporter permease, which translates to MKYIFKRLGFYLIAFIAAVTINFFLPRLMPGDPVQMYMAQLYNTSGTVNSETIAAVEKLFGFDQERTLIESYFSYIGNIFRGNWGTSFSQFPLSVTDALQRGLGWTVFLMGTALIVSFTLNTLLGIVVAWRRGSKLDSVLTVGGQLMGNIPAVVVALLLSFTFARSEMLGIFPSGYAVTPLFRPANFFQYALDVAYHAFLPVMSIVLINFGGIMGMRANMINQLGEDFITMGWAKGVPDRKVMFGYGARNAMLPVVTTFAMQIGFLLGGSLITEIVFNYPGLGKVMIGALDARDYPLMQGILLMSTILMLSANFLADIGLLVLDPRLRKQGR; encoded by the coding sequence GTGAAGTACATATTTAAAAGATTGGGTTTTTACCTGATAGCTTTTATTGCCGCTGTAACGATCAATTTCTTTCTCCCCCGGCTTATGCCGGGGGATCCTGTTCAAATGTACATGGCCCAGCTCTACAATACCAGCGGCACTGTCAATTCCGAGACCATTGCTGCAGTGGAAAAACTCTTCGGATTTGATCAGGAACGGACCCTCATAGAAAGCTATTTCAGTTACATTGGCAATATTTTCCGCGGAAACTGGGGAACATCCTTCAGTCAATTTCCCCTGTCAGTGACAGATGCCCTGCAGCGCGGTCTGGGATGGACAGTGTTCCTTATGGGGACAGCGCTTATCGTTTCATTTACTCTCAACACCCTGCTCGGCATTGTTGTTGCCTGGCGAAGGGGCAGTAAACTGGATTCAGTTCTCACTGTCGGAGGTCAGCTGATGGGTAATATTCCCGCGGTTGTTGTTGCCCTGCTGCTGAGTTTTACGTTTGCCCGATCTGAGATGCTCGGAATTTTTCCATCCGGTTATGCGGTAACGCCGCTGTTCAGACCGGCAAATTTTTTCCAATATGCCCTTGATGTGGCATACCACGCCTTCCTGCCGGTGATGTCTATAGTGCTTATCAACTTCGGCGGAATTATGGGAATGCGTGCAAATATGATAAATCAGCTTGGTGAAGATTTTATCACCATGGGCTGGGCCAAGGGCGTGCCTGATCGCAAGGTTATGTTCGGCTATGGCGCGAGAAATGCCATGCTGCCGGTTGTTACAACCTTTGCCATGCAGATCGGGTTCCTTCTCGGCGGTTCCCTCATTACTGAAATAGTGTTTAATTATCCGGGACTCGGAAAGGTGATGATCGGTGCACTCGATGCCCGGGACTACCCGCTTATGCAGGGTATTTTGCTGATGTCCACCATACTGATGCTTTCGGCCAATTTCCTTGCCGATATAGGACTGCTGGTTCTCGATCCGCGGCTGCGGAAGCAGGGGAGGTAG